A single window of Pseudomonas marginalis DNA harbors:
- the phrB gene encoding deoxyribodipyrimidine photo-lyase yields MHLIWLRTDLRLHDNTALAAACQRGPVAAVYLVTPEQWLAHDDAPCKVDFWLRNLQHLSQALGTLNIPVLIRHAATWDQVPAVLSELCRELAVESVHVNEEYGIHESRRDAAVAEALEAGGVTFHSYLDQLLFQPGSVLTKTGTYFQVFSQFRKVCYARLHSALPRRVATPKAQAVLTLKSDPIPEQVDGFEPPSDTLRALWPAGEDEARRRLDAFADQQISYYKDERDFPAKPGTSQLSAYLAAGVVSPRQCLHAALQTNQGEFESGDIGAITWINELLWREFYKHILVGYPRVSRHRAFRPETEALAWRDAPEDLAAWQQARTGLPIIDAAMRQLLETGWMHNRLRMVVAMFLTKNLLIDWREGERFFMRHLIDGDLAANNGGWQWSSSTGTDSAPYFRIFSPLSQSEKFDSEGVFIKHWLPELATLNKKEVHNPQALGGLFGVADYPRSIVDLKKSRERALAAFRNLPSRQEVAEHE; encoded by the coding sequence ATGCACTTGATCTGGCTGCGCACCGACTTGCGCCTTCACGACAACACCGCCCTGGCCGCGGCCTGCCAGCGAGGCCCGGTGGCGGCCGTGTACCTGGTCACGCCCGAGCAATGGCTGGCCCATGACGATGCCCCCTGCAAAGTGGATTTCTGGCTGCGCAACCTGCAGCACTTGAGCCAGGCCCTGGGCACCCTGAACATTCCCGTGCTGATCCGCCACGCTGCTACCTGGGATCAGGTTCCCGCCGTGTTAAGTGAACTGTGCCGGGAACTGGCCGTAGAGTCGGTGCACGTCAACGAGGAATACGGCATCCATGAAAGCCGTCGCGATGCAGCTGTCGCTGAGGCGCTGGAAGCCGGCGGCGTGACGTTCCACAGCTACCTGGACCAACTGCTTTTCCAACCGGGCAGCGTGCTGACCAAGACCGGCACCTACTTCCAGGTGTTCAGCCAGTTCCGCAAGGTCTGCTACGCGCGCCTGCACAGCGCCCTTCCGCGTCGGGTCGCAACGCCCAAGGCCCAAGCCGTGCTCACGCTCAAGAGCGATCCGATTCCCGAACAGGTCGACGGCTTCGAACCGCCCAGCGACACCTTGCGCGCCCTCTGGCCCGCCGGCGAAGACGAAGCCCGTCGCCGCCTCGACGCCTTTGCCGACCAGCAGATCAGCTACTACAAAGACGAACGGGATTTTCCGGCCAAGCCCGGCACCAGCCAGCTCTCCGCCTACCTGGCCGCCGGCGTGGTTTCGCCGCGCCAATGCCTGCACGCCGCCCTGCAAACCAACCAGGGCGAGTTCGAAAGCGGCGACATCGGCGCCATCACCTGGATCAACGAGCTGCTATGGCGTGAGTTCTACAAGCACATTCTGGTCGGCTACCCACGGGTCTCCCGTCACCGCGCTTTCCGTCCCGAGACCGAAGCCCTGGCCTGGCGCGATGCGCCCGAGGACCTCGCCGCCTGGCAACAGGCGCGCACCGGCCTGCCGATCATCGATGCCGCCATGCGCCAGTTGCTGGAAACCGGCTGGATGCATAACCGCCTGCGCATGGTGGTGGCGATGTTCCTGACCAAGAACCTGTTGATCGACTGGCGCGAAGGCGAGCGCTTCTTCATGCGCCACCTGATCGACGGCGACCTGGCCGCCAACAACGGCGGCTGGCAATGGAGTTCATCCACCGGCACCGATTCGGCGCCGTATTTCCGGATTTTCAGCCCGCTGAGCCAGTCGGAAAAATTCGACAGCGAAGGCGTGTTTATCAAGCACTGGCTGCCGGAGCTGGCCACGTTGAACAAGAAGGAAGTGCACAACCCGCAGGCGCTCGGCGGCCTGTTTGGCGTGGCGGATTACCCGCGCTCGATTGTCGACCTGAAAAAATCCCGCGAACGCGCCCTCGCAGCCTTTCGCAACCTGCCTTCACGCCAGGAGGTCGCCGAACATGAGTGA
- a CDS encoding MerR family transcriptional regulator yields MTAILQDEPGADIAQALEDGWLPIREVARQTGVNAVTLRAWERRYGLIVPQRTPKGHRLFNAEHVQRIHTILTWLNRGVPVSQVKGLIDSAQALPDAVENEWQALRQNLVQAVSELAERRVDDVFNQAMALYPPRTLCEQLLLPLLQELEQRWQGQFGAQMERVFFLSWLRSKFGARIYHNNRQLHGAPLLLVNHSDLPLEPHLWLSAWLASSADCPVEVFDWPLPTGELALAAEHLQPRAVLLYSSKALQLPALTKLLAGVNCAKLLVGPTVCIHQAELAVLTQDIAQLFVAEDPLSAHQLLIQRGLI; encoded by the coding sequence ATGACCGCTATCTTGCAAGACGAACCCGGTGCAGACATCGCCCAAGCCCTCGAAGACGGCTGGCTGCCGATTCGTGAAGTGGCGCGCCAGACCGGCGTCAACGCCGTGACCCTGCGCGCCTGGGAACGCCGTTATGGCCTGATCGTGCCCCAGCGCACCCCCAAGGGCCATCGGCTGTTCAATGCCGAGCATGTACAACGCATCCACACCATCCTCACCTGGCTCAATCGCGGCGTGCCGGTCAGCCAGGTAAAAGGCCTGATCGATTCCGCCCAGGCCCTTCCCGATGCCGTAGAGAACGAATGGCAAGCCTTGCGCCAGAACCTGGTGCAGGCCGTCAGCGAACTGGCCGAACGCCGGGTGGACGATGTGTTTAACCAGGCCATGGCGCTGTACCCGCCGCGCACCCTGTGCGAGCAATTGCTGCTGCCGCTGCTGCAGGAGCTGGAACAGCGCTGGCAAGGCCAGTTTGGCGCTCAGATGGAGCGGGTGTTTTTCCTGTCCTGGCTGCGCAGCAAGTTTGGTGCACGCATCTACCACAACAACCGGCAGTTGCACGGCGCGCCGTTGCTGCTGGTCAACCACTCCGACCTGCCCCTGGAGCCGCACCTGTGGCTCAGCGCCTGGCTGGCCAGCAGCGCCGATTGCCCGGTGGAAGTCTTCGACTGGCCGTTGCCCACGGGCGAGTTGGCCCTTGCGGCGGAACACCTGCAACCGCGCGCCGTGCTCCTGTACTCGAGCAAGGCCCTGCAATTGCCGGCATTGACCAAGCTGCTGGCTGGCGTCAATTGCGCAAAACTGCTCGTCGGCCCCACGGTCTGCATCCACCAGGCCGAGCTGGCCGTATTAACCCAAGACATTGCGCAATTGTTCGTGGCCGAAGACCCGTTGTCGGCCCATCAGCTCCTGATCCAGCGTGGACTTATCTAA
- a CDS encoding YbgA family protein has protein sequence MPSTPSIKPKIGISACLLGENVRFNGGHKQSQLCSEVLAKYFDFVPLCPEVAIGLGIPRETIRLVGDAEQPQAVGTVHRELNVTAPLDAYGRKMAAEHTDLCGYIFMQKSPSCGLERVKVYRENGAPVEGGGRGIYAQAFCARHPNLPVEEDGRLNDPVLRENFLTRVFVYASWQQLLAEGLTRHRLLAFHARYKYLLMAHSLMHYKSLGHRLGSMARDVNFDEVAACYFSDLMTGLKKCATRGTHTNVLQHISGYLKQAISADDKQEMQTVISQYHQGIVPLVVPLTLLKHHFRQHPDRYIAQQAYLQPHPENLSLRNAI, from the coding sequence ATGCCCAGCACACCATCCATCAAGCCGAAGATTGGCATCAGCGCCTGCCTGCTGGGCGAAAACGTGCGTTTCAATGGCGGTCACAAGCAATCCCAGCTATGCAGCGAGGTCCTCGCCAAGTACTTCGACTTCGTGCCGCTGTGCCCGGAAGTGGCGATCGGCCTGGGTATCCCCCGTGAAACCATTCGCCTGGTGGGCGATGCCGAGCAGCCCCAGGCCGTCGGCACCGTACACCGCGAACTGAATGTCACCGCGCCGCTGGACGCATACGGCCGCAAAATGGCCGCCGAACACACCGACCTGTGCGGCTACATCTTCATGCAGAAGTCGCCGTCCTGCGGCCTGGAACGCGTCAAGGTCTACCGTGAAAACGGAGCGCCGGTGGAGGGCGGCGGGCGTGGCATCTACGCCCAGGCGTTCTGCGCGCGCCACCCGAACCTGCCTGTGGAAGAAGATGGCCGCCTGAATGACCCGGTACTGCGGGAAAACTTCCTGACCCGCGTCTTCGTCTACGCCAGTTGGCAGCAACTGCTGGCAGAGGGCCTGACCCGCCACCGCCTGCTGGCGTTTCACGCGCGCTACAAGTATTTGCTGATGGCCCACAGCCTGATGCATTACAAGAGCCTGGGCCACCGCCTCGGCAGCATGGCCAGGGACGTCAACTTCGACGAGGTGGCCGCCTGCTATTTCAGCGACCTGATGACCGGCCTGAAAAAGTGCGCCACCCGCGGCACCCACACCAACGTGCTGCAACACATCAGCGGCTACCTCAAGCAGGCCATCAGCGCCGATGACAAACAGGAAATGCAGACAGTCATCAGCCAGTATCACCAGGGCATCGTGCCGCTGGTGGTGCCATTGACCCTGCTCAAGCATCACTTTCGCCAACACCCGGACCGCTACATCGCGCAGCAGGCCTACTTGCAGCCGCACCCGGAAAATCTCAGCCTGCGTAATGCGATCTAA
- a CDS encoding TIGR02450 family Trp-rich protein: MNRINPAKLLLSKWTAARPRNKEKHFLVTELFRDEDGTVLEIELQAVMTLRAERLAWQTLQNAEAWQIGWK, translated from the coding sequence ATGAACCGCATCAACCCGGCCAAATTGCTGCTGTCGAAGTGGACGGCAGCCCGGCCCCGCAACAAGGAAAAACACTTCCTGGTCACCGAACTGTTTCGTGACGAGGACGGCACAGTGCTGGAAATCGAGTTGCAAGCCGTGATGACCCTGCGCGCTGAGCGCCTGGCCTGGCAAACCCTGCAAAATGCCGAGGCTTGGCAAATCGGCTGGAAATAG
- a CDS encoding NAD(P)/FAD-dependent oxidoreductase, which produces MTVPIAIIGTGIAGLSAARALQDAGHVVQLFDKSRGSGGRMSSKRSDAGALDMGAQYFTARDRRFVNEVQRWQSNGWAEQWKPQLYNFKSGQLTPSPDEQIRWVGTPRMSAITRALLDDLPVEFGCRITEVFQGKQHWNLLDADGENHGPFSHVIIATPAPQATALLAAAPKLASAAAGVKMDPSWAIALAFDKPLDTPMEGCFVQDSPLDWLARNRSKPGRDTTLDTWVLHATSTWSKAHLDLSKDAVIEHLHGAFAELLHSAMPPPSFSLAHRWLYARPSGAHEFGVLADADLGLYVCGDWCLSGRVEGAWLSGQEAARRLIEHLQ; this is translated from the coding sequence CGGGCACGTTGTACAACTCTTCGATAAAAGCCGCGGCAGCGGCGGCCGCATGTCCAGCAAGCGCAGCGACGCCGGCGCACTGGACATGGGTGCCCAATACTTCACCGCCCGCGACCGACGCTTCGTCAACGAAGTGCAGCGCTGGCAAAGCAACGGCTGGGCCGAGCAATGGAAGCCCCAGCTGTACAATTTCAAGTCCGGCCAACTCACCCCCTCCCCCGATGAACAGATCCGCTGGGTCGGCACGCCGCGCATGAGCGCCATCACCCGCGCCCTGCTTGACGACCTGCCGGTGGAGTTCGGCTGCCGGATCACCGAGGTGTTCCAAGGCAAGCAACACTGGAACCTGCTGGATGCCGACGGCGAAAACCACGGCCCGTTCAGCCATGTGATCATCGCCACGCCCGCCCCCCAGGCCACGGCCCTGTTGGCGGCAGCGCCCAAATTGGCGAGTGCCGCCGCCGGCGTGAAGATGGACCCGTCCTGGGCCATTGCCCTGGCCTTCGACAAGCCCCTGGATACCCCCATGGAAGGCTGCTTCGTGCAAGACAGCCCGCTGGACTGGCTGGCGCGCAACCGCAGCAAGCCCGGGCGCGATACGACCCTCGATACCTGGGTGCTGCACGCCACCAGCACCTGGAGCAAGGCCCACCTGGACCTGTCCAAGGACGCGGTGATCGAACACCTGCACGGTGCCTTCGCCGAATTGCTGCACAGCGCCATGCCCCCACCGTCCTTCAGCCTGGCCCACCGCTGGCTCTACGCACGACCGTCAGGCGCCCATGAGTTCGGGGTGCTGGCCGACGCCGACCTGGGCCTGTACGTGTGTGGCGACTGGTGCCTCTCGGGGCGCGTGGAAGGGGCATGGCTCAGTGGCCAGGAAGCCGCGCGACGATTGATCGAGCACCTGCAATGA